DNA from Candidatus Nezhaarchaeota archaeon:
GCTGAGTGGCGTGAAGCCTCCTTCATAGCTTGGGCGCTGCCCCCACCTAATGAGCTGGGCGTTTAGGCAAGGCGCCCAGGCCTCAAGCCCATCGCTAAACACAGAGGCGCTAGCGTGTATGCCCCTCAATACTTCCTGAGCCAAGTACCCCTCGCCAACTAGTCCCTTAGCAATGGCCTCCTCTAGGTCTTTAGTAGTCTCAGCTACAAGTAAGCCTTCACAGCCGGCACCGAGCCTAGGCTTTAATATCAGCGGGAGGCCAATTGAGGAGAGCTCCTTAGCTTCACGGGGCAGCGGATCACCAACAACCTCAGTCTTAGGCGTAGGTACGCCCTTCTTAGAAAGCTCTTCGACCTGCCTATACTTATCGCTGTACGCCTCAATCTTCCATGAAGGGGGCCCGAGGTGCTTAAGCCCAGCTTCCTCCAAAGCTCTAACTAGTAGAGCGTGCGCTCTATCCATTGGCGGGGCGATGGTTAAAGCGAGCCCCGGCTCTAAGCCTTCTCTTAAAACTGAGAACAGTAGGCCTGGCCCCACCGGGATGATTCTAGAAGCTCGGAGGTCTACGTAAGGTAGGAGCCTTTCATCGACTAGTACAGTGACCCTCCAGTCTATCCAGCTAAGCGCCTCGCAGAGGGCCTTAACCATGGCGTAGCCT
Protein-coding regions in this window:
- a CDS encoding ATP-grasp domain-containing protein; translation: MTSILIAEYFLSGGSARITSSLLLEGYAMVKALCEALSWIDWRVTVLVDERLLPYVDLRASRIIPVGPGLLFSVLREGLEPGLALTIAPPMDRAHALLVRALEEAGLKHLGPPSWKIEAYSDKYRQVEELSKKGVPTPKTEVVGDPLPREAKELSSIGLPLILKPRLGAGCEGLLVAETTKDLEEAIAKGLVGEGYLAQEVLRGIHASASVFSDGLEAWAPCLNAQLIRWGQRPSYEGGFTPLSHPMAERALRIAEEAVKALGLEGYVGVDLVLTDSGAYVVEVNPRPTTSIVSLLEVLGRGFLGTLLASLSLRSLSSLVKSRAQGGSACAFIKAKSPAKLYFLPNVMRERLSAMGVYAATPLAGWVEAGEPVAVVKAVSFDADTALLRAWRLKDEVESLLMASRA